The segment atgaaaagaTGGAGTTATTCTAAGTAAGATGCACTAGTGTTATAAGAGTCACATTGGTAGATTCACATGGTGATAGTGAAACTAACGTATTTTACAAGTTTAAAAACAAATCTAGAATAATGCAAATTTACCAAGATTTATAGACTAATGTATGATAATGACCCAATTGAACGATTTAAACTTGGCTTTCGGGTTTGaagtaaaatacaattataaaacGTATTTCAACAATTTCAGAACCACGTTTATCTTACAAGCATAATTCAACCATTGATATAACATTAGCGTGCTATCTATGGAATCTAAACTGATACCTACTAGTTTTGGATCATACTTGACAGATATATGAATGTCTTTTAACAATTTATCAAGTCAAAATCAGAAACacacttttttcaaaaaagaaaaaagaatcagAAACACAGATTCTTTCAAATTTGAAGCAACGTTTATCTGACATGATGTTATGTATGAAGATCATACGGTTTGCTTCTCAAACGGGATATGTAAGCCGATTGGGTATATCAAAAAAGaaactgatattttttttttgtcacaagaCTCAGATTTAAATATTGTGTAATTTAAGTGCTGATTTTAAGATACATATATAACATGCATTGAATGTGCAAAGGCGGCTCCATCTTACTAGTTGGTTAGTTAAACTTATTaagaaaatgcaaaaaaggAAAGTGGGAGAAGAAGCTTCGTGACAAAAAGTTAGTCCATAAATAGTATAATCCCGGAGATGAGCAATAATGGTGTTCCTTATATTATTGCAtgtctttttcttctcttttgtcTTAAACTCTGAATCTATTCATAGAAGATATAACGTCAACAGGACAGAGGAAGACGTCTCTCGTAAAACACACAAATAATTATAGGTTATTGTCAATTCATCAACTTTGCTACAAAAGTGCCAAATAGAAgcttttgaattattattactATCGACTTATAAAGTTGTAGGGGGCTTATAACTATTAGCTTCCTTCCTGGTGTAAATTTAAGTACGCAACATATATAGTACATCGTCTCAAATGATTATGATCCAGAATGTTTTCTTTGATGATGTATGATCGAGAGAGACATGTTTTTTTGGATAACTGTGAAAATTCGGCGATCAAGGTTAACCGACTAATCCCACGAAACACATAGCACTCCATATATTTTCATCATTTAAGATAGTCTAGGTGGTCAACAGGAATCGAACCAAGATTTTACtgtattgaatttttattttctttcaagCGCCATTGGATTATCACCGCTGGTTGATCTATACAAGTGTCTCTAAAATCTATTGTAATAAACTAATTGATATAGTCGTTGGAGTTGTTTAAGTTTATAAAATGCGCTAAACTATTAGCTTACCAGAAATGAAAACATAATACGGCTACAACTATTGTAATAGACTAATTGATATAAAATGCGCTAAACAAATTGATTTTGTTGTGTTCTTATACagagttatttttaaaaagcaataaattttcaaaaatatcttgaTATAAAACTTTTAAGATCCTCTCCAAACGATTTATTGTACATGTCTTTTTCATggtctttctttctcttttcatttttattataattattgaataaaataattacttcgatatttaagtatttaaccGCTGGCCAAGAACCGTGCCTGAATAAAGCAGATAAAGTATGTGTTTTGAGGCCAGAcaagatttatatatttagggggtcaatattatcataaaatttacATAGCTTTACTGGTAAAGACCTTACTATCTCAGGATATATAGTCAAAGTGCAAAGTTCAATTCATTAAActgtaatattttcttaaaaaagatAAAGggccaaaaaatactttttgctTGGTGGCCGAATATCTTTCAGGTCTGGCCTTGGCcatgttttaaaaatacataattcaTATACAATAATTTTCTCAATTTTTGTCTTATTCATCGCGAAAAGAAGAGCTGCATGTTGTTGCCTACATATTCATAAGTACCATATGCTAAACACACAAAAAGACAATAAATTTACTGTAAATAGTGATTTTTAGTACTCAATTATGGATTACACACGCAAATACATCTATTTCAGTAGTCAGTACCATATaatacacagacacacacacagactTCACTATAAGACGACgtacaatatatatgataatatgaTGAAACGAAGtcgaaaataatatataaatgtcGGTAATCAATGTGCCTAATTACCGACGCCGGGGCTAGGGACCGATCCTAGTCGACGGTAAATCTCTGGCGAGATTTCTGGAACCGTATGATGATCGGAATAATCCTCTGGCGGAGAAGTGTGACCCTTGTCGCTTGGAGCTGAAGGTGGGACATTGCCCTTTGGTAGGGCGCTAAGaaacaatcccttgcttgcaCCATAAGGCATTAGAACCTTTCTAGCTTCACAAGATTGCGAGACAAAACCTACAATTAAAATCAATAAGCAAATAATCGAAATGGAGATCCTTACGCGAGCCATTTCGTATAATTGATTTATAATGTTGGAGcttaattaatatttcaatgTTCAGCCGTTTATTTTTTGGATGTTGTTGTGTGTTTTTTGTGTGAATGAATACTTGGCAGAGTGGATCTATATATAGAGAGCGCAAATGGAGTGGATCTAGGTCAATGGTGTAATTTGGGTTAGGTACATATGAACTAAAGTGTTGAGCTTGTATATATACACAGTGTTTTTAAGCATCTACACAGTGTTTATGattataattcatatataaatCAACTAATGCATATATAGATGTGTGTTTTTAAGCATCTACACAGTGTTTATGATTATAATTCTTCTGATTAGTAATCTACAAAACATAATAAGCATGTCAAAGAGAAAAAATTACTCCAGCAATTTAGTATATAGCTtagtaataatataataaagaaaaattgaGTTCTATGAGACAGAAATGTATTTTCACGAATAGAAACATTCAATTATTCTGTGTACTTTgaacattatataaaaataagatacgaaataatttttttttgtcattcaGTTCAATATATGTCTTATTAAGTTTCCTTCCTAAGAAAATAGGTTCCGTAAGAGACCAGAAAACAACTAAAGAGAGTGCTATTTTCTTCAAATTCATAGTTGAACAGTTATTTAGATGGCTCATTTAAAATTTGGTTCATGATGGCTATTATTATATGTGACTGCCTTTATGTGTTggaattttgtgtgtttatagcTAAATCTTATCGTTGCGACAcaattatatgtttaaaaacattACTTTAGTTACATACCTCTACACCAGAAAGATCTAAAGTGAAAACATATTGTTTGTTGAATAAAAAGGGTACATCAGAATGTGGTGGAATATATAATTGCAGGTTCACATTGTTTTAGTATCTGAAAAATATAAACTGAAACATCATATGGTTAAGCAGAGCATAAAGTAAATAGCAGAGTTAATTGTCCTGCCTTGGAGATTATTTCATTGAGATTCCTAATTAGGCAGCGCCTATTACGACTTCCCAAAATATGGAACACAAAATGACCTGCAAAGCTCAAACCCTATAAAGTACATGACTTCCAATCAGGAGAAACCGTTAGCACAAGTAAACAAAGAAAAGGGCTTGCATGTTCCAAAAGCTCTACAGCGAACAACAACTTCACACTCCATAGATTGTCTTGGCAATGCAAAGAGCTCGTTTAGGATCACATAATGTTCTTCTTCTATCTGATCTAAACGGAGTGTGAATTTCTTGAGTGCTGTTGAATTAGCCATAAAATATCTCCCTATTTTCTTCATATCTGCCATGTCCTTTGCTCTTACCTCAACAAACTCAAGCGATGATAAGACACACTGAGGCACATCGAAAAAGTTTAATCCATAGTTATAACTTTTAAAGTCCTGCAATGTAGAGagagtaaaaaagaaaatagagtAGTTAGTATAAGTTTGTGTGACAGTTTCAGAATCTAAGTATTAATTAGTTGGTTAACTAAGAGAAATACTAACCATGACAAGGGATTTTAGATTTGGACACTTCTCAAGAAAAACTAGCAAATGTTCCCAGAATCCAAAGTTATTGATAGCCTTGACGCTCAAGAAAGAAAGTTTATGAAACTGGGGTAATGATTCCGATTTGGAGAACTTACGATGGACCtacaaacaaagaaaacaacatataaatatgttaagagagaaacaacaacaacaacaaaagtcttaaagttagagaaaaaaattgtttaccgTGAGAATGTCAGAAGAGATGGTTAACTCTCTTACACGAGAGATCACTGTAAGCAAATGAAGATAGTTTTCAACGGAAGaaatcaaaccaacaaaataCAACTTAACAATGGAGCTCAAATCATTCATAATGATTCTTTCAATATAGCGACTGTTCAAAAGAGACGGAGATGGGACTTCGACTCCATACAATAAATCCACAGTGAGGGTTTCTAAAGCTGGACAGACAGCGATCAGCATATCCATTACAAAACTGCCAACAAACCAGATTTGTTTGAGATCCATGAACTTGAGACAAGGCAAAGAAACTGACTGCGGAGGTGTAGGCAAGGTTGCACGATAGAGTTTCAAAGAGACCAACCTCTCACACGATGTATAAATGGTTGGAGGTATCTTAATTAACCTTAAACGAatatcttttcttctttttgggtCAACATAACCAACATCTAAATGTTGAATTTTCTGCTTAATAGCAGTGTCTATTGTTGTCTCGTTATAAGTATTGTCCTTGTATCTAACATACCGTAGCTTAATTCTTTGTAAGCACACGTCCCTCTTCACATCTAGAAATCTGTAGAAGAAACCGTATTTATCAAAATCTCTGGGGCCCTTAAACTCCAAATCCAATCCAAGAACAGATTGCCAAAGATCTCTCCATCTGCGACATAACAGGCTAGCCTTGATCACATCCTTCGTGGGAAGATTGAGAAGTATCTCATAAAGCAAGCAATCTGGTAACTGGCTGatcttatcttcttttttttcgatGATTCTATCAACACCAACAGGTTTCTTCTCTAACGTCatctctataaaaaaatttaagccgTGTGATTTTACCAATGAGTTGGAAACGCAAACGTCTAGGCTTGAGTTAAAGTGTTAAACAATTGAGAAAGCTTGTTGAACAAGCAACACCAATTCGAGCTAGGGTTTCTGAGTCTTGATCACCTATTCATGTTAATGCCGCTATTTATATAAGGTCAACTGAGGAAGCTATTCCTGATCATGAAGACGTTGAGAAACAATAATGGCACAATCCTATTAGAAATAAGGTAATTTAGCATTTATCATTGTTTTGTgtgattttaagtttttaatgagatgatttaattattattttaatacattcaaatttactttgttttaatctatcttattaaaactgaagtacaaaatgGGATTGTTTGGAAACTTGATTAGTAATCTTAATGAAATGTGTTTGGACACATGTTTAATTAGAGCCActttagtaatttttaaaaataacccTTTACAATCTAATTTCAAACATACGATGGCCCATTTAAAAATTCTGATACGTAAGCccactttttaaaaaatcgaaTCTTGCTTCCCATCCTATCTTTATGCACACAAAATATATGGTAACTGGTCCTTAAAAGCCGTCTATAATTCGTTACCAAAAACGTAGGAGTTGTTACCAAAAAAGATATTacaatccaaaaaatattcacAAGAATATCTCCACAAGCAATCACTCCTTATAACCTAGATCATACACTTCAGTTTATAACCTATCTTATTCCACCGAGCGgccgtaaaaaaaaatattatggctATAGTTACAAACAGCGAAATCACTATGTTGAACAATCTCAAACCATATAAGAATACTTGGAAGGTTGAAGTAAAAGTTCTTCGTTCGTGGTCGCAACAATCAAACTATTCTGGAGAAGACACTTTCGAATTCTTACTTGAAGATAGGATggtatttctttctttttaatctATTTGTTTTCTATAACTTTCAGTATCCAACGACTAAACCAACATATGACTATTTGTTATTGTAGGGAACCGAGATGTATTGTACCTGTAAGAGGATCTTCCTTGCTCGTGTTAAGAATTTGCAAGTCGGTCAATGGAAGTTCCTCGAGAATTTTTCTGTTTACCCGGCTATTGGGATGTACAGACTTTCGGGCCATAATTTCAAGATTTCCATCACACAATGTTCCATTGTCACTAACTCCAGTCTGACTACCTGCGAGGTACATAAGTTTGTTACCATATAATAGCTTTAATATATgtacaacatatttttgacCTAAACGTTTGATCAATCCTTAGGTTCCTTTGATTGATCATAACAAAGAGAGTTCATCTGAAGATCTACCAACATCTGGATCTAAACGTAAGGAAGGAGATACTGATCTTAATGACATGAATTCTACATCCAAGAAGTTATGTGGATAGAGGAGAAAAAtggagaagaaaaaagaagattaattgagtttgttgttttggttttgtttcaaTTTTGTTCTGGAATTTTCAGTTTGTTTACGAATATCCCTTTGTTTTAGATTACTTTTTCTTTAATCCTATTTTAAATCAATAAAGTTCATATCTATTTAACAAATGACTACCAGTTAACCTGCGCGCAATTAGGTTTGTAAAATTCATGTAATAGAAAATTACCTAAGAATTCTTAAGAGAAAATTACATTAATTCAACTTAACATGATACACACTGGCTACAATAGTATAATAACTCCTAAACTTACATCTATAATAGGACTATAATAATAGGACTATTCACTAAACTTCTCAAATTTCACCTATCTAGCACCAATGTAAATCATAGCCATTGGTGCCATCGTCTTTATTGGATGTGAGTCATAGAAAAAAgagattatttttaaaatatcaagatataaatcataaaaaaatatcgtaaataacctttttataaatatcttGCTTTCCCACCAATTTAAGTCAATATTGTCTATGTGATCATCTTTACGAAAATATCTTGCTTAACCACCAAATAATTCAGTTACCAAAAATTTGGGAGGAAGGGAATATATTATTCCATCTAACAGATCGAATATTACCTTCCTGTTTTGATCATTCTTTCTCTTCACGTAAACACTAAAACCAATTAATACACCTTCCGTAACGATTATGCGCAATATATTTGGTGGAAAAACAATGATTCTTCGGGAAAAATACACAACCAGCTAAATATTCTGTACTAATTTGTTACCATGTTTTGCGCAAACAAGTTTAATAGTATCTAATATTGAATaagatatattttcatatatacgatTTCGTTGAAAACAGAAATGAGCAAATCTCGGTTCTGTATCTATCCTAACCATAAATTAGgcttaaattaaatttctacacccatatatatatacctctACTATAATATAACACCACCCATCGAAATCTCATAGCAAATATGTCAAACGATCGAAAAATGTGTCTTATTAAGGATTTAAAACCTTACCGAGATGAATGGCGTCTAACCCTCAAACTTCTTCATTCGTGGAAACAAAGCACCAGTTTTTCTGGTGATACTCTTGAGTGCGTCCTGGTAGATCAAACTGTAAGATATGTTTCCTTtgactttatatatatatatatatattcattctCAACTAATACTGAATCATAttctactctgttttttttgaaaagggaGCTAAAATCCAAGCATCATGCATGAGATCGCAAATGAATCGTGTACAGCGTTACCTACCTGTTGGTGAATGGAAGGTCGTTGACACCGTTAAAATAACTGGGGCAGGAGGTCAATATCGACCTACAAAGCAACAGTACAAGATGACGATCTTAGGAGACACATCAATAACCCCTTCTGATTTTGACACATCAATTATTTTTCTACAATTTCTTACACAATCATTCACAATAACAAATATATTCTTCAATCAAACAACTTAAAAGCGACCAACAACAATCAGTGAAACCAACAGAATAACTTGTCCGATATCCTAGATGTTGCTAAGTTGCTTTCGTCTAATTAAAAAAGCCATGGCATAATTCATTCACCTAATAGCTAACATCAGAAGTGGGATTTACTAACCGTGTTCTGTAATGCAGAGTCTGGTCTACAAAGGTGTTGTCTAGATTTTTAATCGGGAGTTTATTCTTTCTTCCCCAAAACTCTTGAAATCATGCAAATCAAAAAAACCATAAATTATTCCTAAGCCTTATATAGAACACCAAACACAATGAATTGACAAGTGAAGGATAATACATGACACCATATTTCTTACCTCCTATGCGTACATACCATAATAACATTTGAGAACTTTATCTCTTTGTATCATTTGCCTAATGAAAATATTCATCCTTTCCTCCTTTGATCTCTGCAAGgttatttaatttgaaaaatttgattaattttgtaaacCTATCTAATTTAAGCAGAAGAGTATTGTTAAtcattttataagtaaatacttACCTGACAGATCCTCAATTCTGATTCACTTGCATCATCACGTGATTTCACTCATCATCACTTATTCATCATCCTCTGCTTTCATTGCTGGTCGCAAGTTTAAAGCTACCCATTAGTCTCCAATCTACACGATCTCTCAtatttagtatatataaatatgaaacagacaaaaaaaaatacatcttaGAAACCAAATCGCATAACCGGAAGGGAAATATATGTAGAGTCTAACCTTTGAATCACTCGCGCATTAGAAGGTTAGCTGAGACACAGAAAATCAATGATTGAATCTTCCTTTTCCTCACAAACATCGCTCCAGGGATTTGATCACTGGGCTAAGACATGACGCTGGCAGAGAGATGAACAAAAAAGATGAacagtctttttttttgattCACCGACAGAAAGGAAGTGaagtcaagaaaaaaaattggttagGTTTGTTTGTTAATTTGTTTCCCGGACTAATCAGTTTTAACATTATAATTGGGCTTAGTctttagtatattttaaaatgtttacatCTACGGCCCAATTATGTGACTTATACATTACACATTTCtgtttataacattttatatgtaattcaatatatatatatataaaccaacCATATAACACTCGACaatcaatatattttcataacacATGGGATGAAAGATATCCAGCCAAAACACATCTTCACAATCTTTCtgacaaaaaaattatctaaTTGTACTCAATGTACAAAAATCCTAAAAGTTTGATAATTTAGTATATTGAATGtctaattattaaaatacatttgttCTTTTGTTCAAGTTTTATATCCGAATAGGCTGTTAATCGAAGATCAAaggtcaaaaataaaaattttacgAATTGATTAAGGGTCAAAAAGAAATTTCTAAAACTCGAATTCTTCCGGAATAAAAGGCTAAATTTACCTGAGCCACATGAATATAGTCTGAAGATCAAATAACATGTTGTCGGTTTCTTCTAGCCGTCGCCTTTTGTTATATCAATTGTCTGAAACACATATATTCAAACCATTAGTGAAATTGAAATAATCGCATAAAGACAACATAACTAAGATCTGAAACATATTCcaataaatatttaagactTAACTTTGCATTTTCCATTACACCATAAAGATTACCCAGGCAAAATCACTCGATCATTGACTTTTTGTTCTTATTGAAATCTTGGTTTCTCGAAAAAAGGAAGTTTTATCTGAAAGGTAACAAAATCATGAAACTCAGTTTTGtgaagaaaaggaaaatttttTGTTGTTAGGATGAGAAAGATGAGAGGTGAATGGTTCGACTTTACCCTTCTAAGACAAGATTAGGATTTTGATTGCATGTCTCGGAAGAGAGAGGTTAATGGCAGATCTACTAGTGGGAAAGAGATCTCTGtcggaattaaaaaaaatcgattgagttgaacacaaaaaaaaaaaattaatcgcTTAATCTGAGTttgtcaaataaaaatatagaagtcTAACCTTTTATACATTTTCTTGACTGAGTGAATGGAGTTGACATACATAAAATCGTTGCTCTCAGCGTGGATCTgattcttcaatcttctcatacTTGCGATTTATTTTAATGAACATCAAAGAAGAGATAAGACGGAGATTCGCTGCGACCAAGAGAAAAGTAAACAGAGCAATAAAGTAGTTAcgttttttgtttgcttttcccagaataaaaatcattataaatGGGGTTTTTGTTACAATTGTTTTGGGCCATAATGTTAAGTTTTATTGGATAATTAATGATGAAATAATATAGTATAGCCCAAGAACGTATTATTTTGCGGTTGccaatgttattattattatttttttgtcaacccaatgttattaattatcaaattaactatcattttaaaaaataaactatatttaCTTTCTGTACAAATTAATATATGGGTTTTTTATGTGGTCAAAAATATCTGCATAGATACAATATACAATACATAGATACAATTTTTAAATGGTAACATCTTTTAAACaatcatttttagtttttaacataaaaaggaattttaaagaagaaaactaccaaaatatgttttactaaaaacataaaagactTTTGTACtcattgttttatatttttaaataataattttaaaaactaaaattcttttaaatatttaaaaactttcaatatttatgttctactttttaaaatattaaacctCACCCTGAAAACTCCTcccatctatcttattaaaaccaAAGTTTAGGATTAGATAACCTTATGAATATAAGAGTAAATAtaccttttaataaaactattttcaatCATTTCTTCTTTTGTGGATTAGATTACAAAGAAAAACTTACATAATGGTAATTTGAGGATATATTAATACATACTTACATtataaaaaagatatataataacATGACTGATCCAACACACATCtaagaacaaaaatatataacacaaaAAAGTAACAAAATATATTGTCTCAACAATGAACTAAAGTAGTACAAATTAAACGAACATAATTATCGGAAAATAATACCCGCGCGggcgcgcgggtcaaaatctagtttagtaATTAATGACCAAACATTCAGATAAGAAAATGGAAAACTTCGTAAGTTATAGGGATTCatgaattttctttaaaaaaatttccttaTTAATGAACTAGAATGTTAATCAAccatatattatttagtttatttatcTATAGTAATTACTTAAAGTTACATTATAATAATCATGTATATTTAAGAATACTCCTATGAGATATTCAATTGACAATTGATCACACGGTCACTGAGCTCTCCAGGAactatctaatatattaaaagaagagtacaaaattagattaaCTCTTATATTTGCACAACATTTATAATAGAATGTCATtggattaattaataaatttcttttttattattctttgtatttttttatttattaattaattttcctAATTccaattttaactaaaaaatggACTACAAGCCTACAATTACTTCAGAAAATCAAAGTGACGTTGTTTTCATATTGTTGATCTCATTGATATACGAACTGTTCATCACTTCCATGTGAAGACGAGGCCACGAGACGGGTCgaattttagggtttagtcGCTGATGCTCGACAAGCCGTTTTTCCTTTGGCTTCGTTGGCTCTCGTCTCTGAGACAGTGACATGGGGTGGGGTTGCATTTTGTCACTCTTGTTATAGATCTGGAAGCTGATGTTGCCTGCTGGCTTGCAACTTAGAGAAGTAAGAAGAGTGGTGTAAGGTGGCGCGTGAAGCAGTCTTGGCGTGTGGGTGACTCAGCGTCACTTCTTACTCGTGTGAACTTTAGAGACTCTCCTTCGAAGGCGCACTAGAGGTAATAAGGCTGATGGGTGTTCTTCGGATGAACTTTCTTTATGCATGTGCTGTTCCTTTTTGACTTTGGAAGGATCGTCTATGGTTTGGATGGAGAAGGAAAGGGTGGTGCTTCACCCAGATCAGATGAAGCCTCAGCGTTAGAGTAAAGATGTTCTGTAGAAGAAGCTGCTCTTACGGTTCTTGTAGGTGGAGTGTGGTGGGTTTGAGTTTCCCAAGTGGTCTTCGGGAGAAGTTCAAAGACCTGGTGGCGAACACACTTAAGAGTTAGGACTTGGCATATGCAGTACCAGAGTGATTGACAGATCCGGTCGTGTGGCACTTCTCCAGTTTACAAATTTTCTGGCTTTGCTGTGAACGATGTCACTGCCTCCACCCGTCTTTTCATATACAAAACCTCTGTCCCAAGCTCTCAGTCGATTATCTAGACACGGATCGGATATCCAAGTTTTTGaaagtatttgtgatttgcttcgtatGTTGCGAATATctaatttttcgatttttaaaaaaaatacggATATTCAGaaaaatggatatccgaaaaataaatagatatttgcgGATATTTACGAATACTTACGGATTTCTCATATGTTTTGATTATTgtaaataatcttaaaattttgatacaaatttgttttgtaaaatatttttttgcatgatatataagataaaaattaaaatgaatagtgaatctacatattttataattttttaaacttagctaataattataaaagacaaaacttaagaaaaaaattataattgtcataaatttaTTCATTTCCTTTAATgtgaataaaatttatcaaatcatatgttagaataacaattatataattttatacatttaaaactttaaatataattaagatatacatgtatatatattaccGGATCGGATCGGATATCCGCTTcctaaaattataatatttgtgatttgtttcgaTTTTAACGGATATtgatttttagtatttgatttatttCGAAAGTTTATGGATATTGGAAATTTCCAAATCGAATTGAAACGATCAAATTTAACCGATAAAATGCTCAGTCCTATTGTGCAGTGACACTACACGTGGAGGATAAAACTGACAGTCACCGACGAGCGCGAGAGATCAACGGACCAGATCTCAGCTTATGATCACAACACTATCACCGCCCGTCGCATTAACTGTTACACCATCCATCTTCTCGAGTTATTTCAAATCTCAGTTTGTTTACACTGAAGCGTCTCTTTCTCACTCTCTCTCAATCAATCAAGCAAGCAAATACTGGGAGACGGGGGAGATGGCAGGGTACAAAGTGGAAGACGACTACGATTACCTCTTCAAAGTTGTTCTTATAGGCGATTCCGGAGTAGGCAAATCCAATCTCCTCTCCAGATTCACCAAAAACGAGTTCAACCTCGAGTCTAAATCCACCATTGGAGTCGAGTTCGCCACTCGGACCTTGAAGGTTGATGATAAGGTCG is part of the Brassica rapa cultivar Chiifu-401-42 chromosome A09, CAAS_Brap_v3.01, whole genome shotgun sequence genome and harbors:
- the LOC103842819 gene encoding precursor of CEP13-like, with the protein product MARVRISISIICLLILIVGFVSQSCEARKVLMPYGASKGLFLSALPKGNVPPSAPSDKGHTSPPEDYSDHHTVPEISPEIYRRLGSVPSPGVGN
- the LOC103842821 gene encoding putative F-box/FBD/LRR-repeat protein At1g16940 isoform X1 yields the protein MSTPFTQSRKCIKGSQTGVSDNGTLCDGNLEIMARKSVHPNSRVNRKILEELPLTDLQILNTSKEDPLTVISRVRELTISSDILTVHRKFSKSESLPQFHKLSFLSVKAINNFGFWEHLLVFLEKCPNLKSLVMDFKSYNYGLNFFDVPQCVLSSLEFVEVRAKDMADMKKIGRYFMANSTALKKFTLRLDQIEEEHYVILNELFALPRQSMECEVVVRCRAFGTCKPFSLFTCANGFS
- the LOC103842821 gene encoding putative F-box/FBD/LRR-repeat protein At1g16940 isoform X2, whose protein sequence is MARKSVHPNSRVNRKILEELPLTDLQILNTSKEDPLTVISRVRELTISSDILTVHRKFSKSESLPQFHKLSFLSVKAINNFGFWEHLLVFLEKCPNLKSLVMDFKSYNYGLNFFDVPQCVLSSLEFVEVRAKDMADMKKIGRYFMANSTALKKFTLRLDQIEEEHYVILNELFALPRQSMECEVVVRCRAFGTCKPFSLFTCANGFS